In the Colletotrichum lupini chromosome 4, complete sequence genome, cttagttattattagtatccctattatagggtagttagttcgaactatagttaacgaagagattaattaaactatttaaatatctacgtaagtataaaaaggaggttctaactataagttaggctagcgacgataattataaatagggcccttaattagcccctatatagtcggctatatactgtagttaaattaaatttttaatctaatactaactttctcttttttttattaatttaattactatagttagaggtataatttaacctcgggcctgtttattaaattatctctttttctcccttttttttactctttttatataacttatctttttatttatataataacttttttattacttataaattactttaatcccttattaaatactatttttataaaagcgtttacgaggttatttttattattaatttaatagatcttaagtattttatacctttcgtacgattacttaagggctataatattaattataagcctcttttctttcgtcgttcctaatttaacgaggtatttatataataagtaagaattagtataaataactattagaataagtaaaaagttaatttaattagtaatcttccttagcgttattaaaattatataagagaggttaatgctattaactatactatagacctttaacgttagtatacttcttattacccgcttatttttagttaataagtagtaaattatattactatatatagtaaattcgctcttacttatactctcgttaactaggataataatataccctaattacgaagtaaggttattattatttataaataacttattaacgaaaatatagagcttactaattataaagttaatcgggtaataaataagactttaattaagatttatttattattacttaagccgcttattaagtaccttaacgtctcgtttagttagatttatagcttacgctactttaatataattaaaagtcgccttaagctaataaatatttataatatataccccttatataagcttagctttatactactttttaacgttagttatatttagattaacgaggttaattttcttaccctaccccttttattaaaaaataacggtttcccttttaattataaaaatcccgttattaaatactaagggggtatttattataaggaccttttttagtttcgctacgaagctcgctttttaaagctccttattttccttttttataaagttaatattaaataggcttaatatatcgtcggtttatattttaataatcctaaattaattactttcgtactctacgattagtaagtacgggtcgtacgtagaggtaattattaatagttaattaatataaaaatcgtaataagtagcctattaataagtacccgattttacgagcttatatagtggcttaagtattttaataattatattttttaggtacttactaactatttcttttagtaaataggctaggattttttttataagccctatagctaattaggtataggcctaggtaatattacggctttaaatctcgtattcctttttttatagcaatattattaatattattattaattattagctatagcgctatatagtgggtaattatataagtagcgttacttttttaatattaccgtatccttaaattacgtatctagacttcttatacggctagggtgttctttttttttaattttataaactatttataatttaaatatacggaggtttatatatttttctaagtcgtataagataaattaatagaccccttaattacgaagagtatttactttaataagatctaatcccttatacggctttttagtaattataattacgccttttttatatagtttaattactagttcgaaattagctttcttttttattatataaaaggtattaattacctcgttattaataataaattactatattatagcttaccgtcgtagttttttataacgtctcgctagtaatattagtacccttttagtaatttcctcttcttcgtcgtttattaatattactataacgattttattaaagataatttcctatgcttctactacgggttatatagtttcccttagctctttttcttcttataggttataaattatcttattaggatttatatagtacggtctaattattataattaatatttcgagtagctagttacgatcttttataattatataaaagcgcttattaacggaaattaacttatatagcctagcttattattaagtaatttcgtactatattcgtatatccgaatttagtaatatatttaaattatctcctatattaggcctattatatataataattacctcgttaacttacttttttatacttacctcgcgcagtgcccatattatttctttaattactcgggctcgttagcttatgcttagtaacagtagcgaggctaaggtcgttcttaaatatactctaaatattaatagcgttagtataagttcgttaggccctatagtattattatagtatttaagtactatttagaggtattcgttattaataaaatccggattttcctttttaataattctaaacgccctttttaattattaatatgccctttttacttttttaatactatagtacgctttaacgggtacgacttttagttatatactataagccgtcgtattatccctaaattttactaacttaaagctagtactagcgtcggttttaatactatttaatagtttttaatatatattaatctagcttttttataaggctacttatactatttttatttataaatcctagaggaattgccctacttagaaagatatagctacgtcgattatatataatactaactaactatttaaataaaagatattaataacgatttcttagttaaagttaagcttattatataatttaaatttaaatttacgtaggctctatatatttatttagtattagtaatatactttcgttaactactctagcgcccctatttcgatattattattatttaattactttaggaagttatatagcctcgtaaccgacgggtatccgaatctttagtatagttttctaagcttactttccgttaagtaattaatcgacttcgtattgttaataagctttataaacgcatacccctatcgtcgttcgactacctcgaagtacttattactaaagattctgttctttatattattaaatataatacttagtcgatctatgttttttagatataagagaaatagggtattaacgggtaaaatataaaaagttatcgttccgaagtatatctctatttttattatacttagggcgacgatttccttacctaggccgaaactaatcctcgtaatacccgctattaacgtattaaatattattagtacgatcttttatagtacttagaattgcccttttcttttagttaactattacgataccctagtatttaggataatcctatagaaattgtctaggccgtacttttcgctcgcataaaatacttatataagcttagtattcgagggatctaagtaatataaaaagggcccctctagctacccttagatatgcttagtattatattccttttttttaaatattaagagagatagtattttctctttaatcgttaagataataagctttggccctattagatttaCCCTTTTGGCTGCCTtcgtatccgttatttaaaggaccttcttttattatttataaataaaagcttatttattaagagcttctgctactctctattcgtttagcctcgtctatcctctagaggctaacggggtaaaaaaagagtagttaatattttcgATTTTAtcgtaatttaattcgttaatatagggggtaagatcttctttattttctaaatttcttatagggggtatatattttaagccgctactttagctactattactaagttccgtgcccccggatctgcccttatatataataaggaattaattaaactaataagggctagttttactatttattaccctcgactttttatactattcgtataatttagtacgctcttctttagaatagttatttaactaatatctatcctttttataaatataatattactttttttattaccctacttataagttaaatctctatttatttaacgaatctaggcctccttactagcgattgccgtatttagcctcttttcttttcttattatacgttcgatcgacttaatattattaataagggccgtcgtatacttagaggtaagtttagtacggtatttttattttaatattaaagctagatcttagcctcgaataGAGtatctcgtagtttttaagtacttagtatagggtgatttttatttttagtatatactaaattacgatataaaaatatccgacttttcgctcgtttatccccttatttagctaggtttttattagcttattaattcgatcgataagcttttcgaggatctctatttataatttactctctattatcctagctataaatataaaaaaaatcgctcgtagcttagataggagctctaggttcttattataagtctcgaagcggcttcggattacgttaattatactaaaaaagtcgttttgatcgagattatatactactttataatagtaattagaggctttgcttacgagtacgatattaattactaaatagtactagtgttctctaattccgacttttttatagtaatcgtaaaacatcgttagggttttttataagaccttatacttccccctagagtataatttcttttttaagaagatctttttaacgtctataaattacttcgtatttattactagatttttagtatttatatacgaaccttgcgtcgctacgtattattaataacttcgggtcgtttacctccttttttattagccgattagtaccgaatttcgtattagtagcggtaataagttataaatcgaaataggtagaattatcgattatcgtacttttagtactatattttaccctagtatatccttttataacaatagatttccgtgagtaattatagggaggaaatctaggtcgtttaccctttttctaaattcgttaaagtaattatacgctctatcgacctatacttagttttatagtacgaattccttttttataattattgctattagtattttatatagctcttgcgattataattacgctaataatacccctcgctcgtaaaggaatttattaactatttttataattcctaggcttacgctcgcgaactatttatctagttaatagctaaggtcgtttacgattttataaaataggggttgcccctatagcccctttttcttatagaccttagttaaatagattaatactacgttaatttatttattattaagctaatctacgattctatatatttacgtcccctaatagtccgggttaatatttacttacttataagagattaggattctatttaagatcgggtttcgtcctcttcttctttaccctaactcgctaagggtcgtactttagcttatgcccgtattagtaattactaatatatttaatcttaataaagatatatttaatccgcgcgcaggtcgtagtaaatccgtacttttattacttaacgaatttattagggtctaagagattctcgCTTTTTCTCGCTATCTCGCTATTActttcgtttttattatttttagcgattactactacccttttaaatcgctaactattatacttactaagatcctcctttttatttagtaaaaaagggtaggttttagtagttctttttaataatagtaatagtaaacgtttatattactataagaagatatagtaattagtctcgggatctttactaattactaatttccgctatcccgtatatttctagcctcttaagcctcgtgctttttataatctctaaatagcttccttggttaattttttaaaattagtaatttcgtactaagagctagtataaaaaagaagccctttagtagccctctagaggattcttttcttttccctttagatcctcgtcttttttagcctttttttaggctaataataactctaataagaggtcgtaggactactttagggtagctactttttttttaagttaatctctaagatctataatactcttagctcgatattattaagacctctaaatcccctcttttcttattaaaccgtcccttatattatattcttaaataatacccggggggtagttaagggagctataaagaggtcgtttagatcgcgggcttaaggttatacttataaggtctttataataataaactttcttatatactataaatctcttagcttaataactcctataaggttacttttattattaaataagaatatttacgtttagaaatccccttttttaatcgcacggtactcttttataccgtatttttattaatttaactagttaatttttaattacgggccggctatagaaaaattatttagtaaaaaagctactcggggcgatagtaaaaggctagttgcttaagtagttctgttaattaacgtagtttaatatagtaaacgtcgacctctcgtaagtaataaagggctacgattacttaattccgtgcggtatttaagaatcgccccctttttcgtctattttcgtaaggttaattagtacgaatctcttatcccgtgcggtattaaaaagttatctcttttatatagcaaaataccttactaatttataataataaaatttaattactaattagtattagtatccttattataaagtagttagttcgaaccgtagttaacgaagagattaattaaactatataaatatctacgtaggtataaaaaggaggttctaatcgtaagttgggctggctacgataatcgtaaatagggcccctaattagcccctgcgcagtcggctatatgccgcggttaaattagacttctaatccgatagaaGTTAAGTAGACGTAAAATAGAGACAAACCGCTCAGTCTATTTCGTATCTAGATAGCTCATCGCCCAGggaattttaataataagtaaatttcgCAAGACATCCTATATTACGTTTACTAGACGGTTATCTCGAACGCCGGAGccggctttatatatatacggttTTCCGgtagctagttttattaccGGTGTTTAGTTTGCCTTACCCGGCTTCTTATCGAGTTAACTAATATGCAGTTAAAGACGACAGAGGGGCTGTGGGGGTAGAGACTGGGGACCTTTGTCGGATGCAACGCCAAAACGGAAAGATAAGGACGGACAATGGATGTCCGAAGTGACGGATCAAAGCCGCTATCGGTATAGTTAGGCCGGAGAAGTCATTAAcaatgtactccgtacagaaCACTCAATTTCTCAAGAGAAAGACTTACCGCGAATGATTTTCGATAGAGCATCAATATAATAAAGTGAACTTATTGCTCAGGTAGTCAGCTGCCGTAAAGAACTTCGACAGAGCATTTCCGAAAATTTCATTCAAGATAGAGAGTAAAAACAGTACATGTCTATCAAATTGCTCAGTTATTCATTGTGCTTTAAAAATGAAGATAAAAGTTTATGGATTAACAAGTCACCTCATTGtgttttaatttatttttatttaataaacttgaCAACTGTCTAGTTGCAGAACGCCCTCACATGGAGCGCAAAATCTATTCGAGTTCCCAAATAAAGCATAGCATACACAAGATAGGTTATCAGAAAACATAGACATTGAGTTGGTGTCTGGTGAGGAGATTGACGGAATATATTGTTATGATAAAGACTCGCTAGATTATATGAGATATCTTAAAACTAAGCCGATTCGTCTTGGTATTTACTAAGACCTTCGTAAATAATGGTGCTTAATATGCTCGAGGCTCTTTCTAGAAAATGTCTACGCTATAACGGCTAATCGAACTAATGACTACAGGCTTTATAACAAGGTCAACTCTAGTGGGTATGCTCCCTGCAATGCGGCTCTAATATGACACTTTACATGAAATTAACCGACTCTACAGTTTTGCCGGCGGCTGGTTGACCGACTTCCAGCTCTCAATAATGGAATTCCTGGAACTGTCCAATCTCGCTTGAGAAGCCTGGTAGACTTTGGGGATACCCGTAGTCTTGAACTCAGACTGCTCCATAATCATCGATGCTACTCCCTTAGCCGAGAGGAAGATCTGCGGCATGCCATGGCCGTTGAATCCGGCAATGATGAATTGTTTCTCTTTTCCGGGAACGACGCCGACGTGCGGCAATCCGTCTGATGAGTATCCCATGACTGTATTGTTGTCAGTCACTGAAATTATATTTCGAGTCCGGCTGAATAGGGGCCAATTAACTTACTTCCGGTCCACACCTTTGACGTAGTCGCACCGCTGTCTTCCCATCCGCGGAACACACGCTGCATATACCCATCAAAATGCGTCTTCGCCGCCTCAATCAACTCGTCATCGTTGACCTTGTTATACCACGCCGATAAATCATGATAATACGAGGACCGCGCACCGCCGACGACGATGCTTCCGTCCAGTCGGGGAATCAGGTACTCGTACTCCGTGTCGGACCAGCGGATGATGACCGAGTGAGGCAGCAATGGCGCAGGCGTCTTGCCGGGCGTGATGTGGCTGCAGATGCCGCGAACGGGGACAATCTTGTCGGCGAACTCGGGCAGGATGGACGACGTGTAGCCGTTTGTCGCGTACACGATCTTTGCGGCACGGACGGCGCCCCGCCCCGTGGTCAGCGTCAGGTAGCCGTCCGCGTCGGGGGTGCCGGTCACCTTCTCGACGGGCGTGTGGGTCTGCAAGTTGACGCCGGCGTCGAGGGCCTTTGAGAGGAGGGCCAGGATTAGTTTGTATGGCCAGACGGTACCGGCGGTATATGATAGGCATCCCTTTACTCCCTTAACACCTGATAGCTGGTGGTAAACAGTTAGTAGCTGAGTCTAAAGCGCGGGCCGCAGCTCAACTTACTTGCTCCGCTTCGGCGCCGTCGGCGTAGTACACGTCCTTCATTACGGAAACGCCAGCTTTCCTAAGCAGCTCAACGTTTGCCTTCATCTTATCGCGGATACTCTCTGACATCAAGGCATCGACTGCCCTAGTCAATACAAAGTCACAGTCAATGCCTTCGGCTTCAATGGTCTTCTTCACTTCCATGAGGTTCTTGGCCTCGAACTCCGCACATTCCTTCGCAGTCTCGATGCCATGTGTGGAAACGAAACTTGCGGGACGATTGTACGGATCCGGCTTCAGATGGCCGCCTATACCATATCTCAAGTCAACAAGGAAGCTCAATTGAGAAGACATGACAATGATGGGGCTGTCAGACATACCATTGCGTCCAGTTGCCCCGGAACATGCCTGTCGGGCCTCAAGGATCAAAATCTTTGGCGGCGCAACACCACGCGCCTTGCACTGGTCGAGGATGTGGTATACCGTAGCAACACCTGCATAGCCTGCACCAATGACTGCAATGTCAACTTCGGCTGGCAGCTCCGGGGTAGACCGGTGATCGTCTAGAGGGTGCGGGGATGACCTCCAGAAGGAGGTCGTGGAGTTGGGGACGGGGAGCGGGGAAACGGGCATGGCTGTGTGACAGGGTGTGTGTTTGTCTTTCTTGGGGGAGAATCAGACACGAAATGTTTTGAGTGACTGTTTTCATTTGCACGAGACAGAAGTGGGAGACCAAGCCGCCGCGTCCGccgttataattaaaggctcAAAAGCCTCGAGCGCGGATGTTCCATCACGGTCCGCACCAAGTAGGCGAGCGCCGGGGGTGGGGCGGGGCCGGGACGGGAAACCTGTCGGGAAAGCTGTTCCGTCCGGTGAGCGGACTCAATTGTG is a window encoding:
- a CDS encoding FAD dependent oxidoreductase; this encodes MPVSPLPVPNSTTSFWRSSPHPLDDHRSTPELPAEVDIAVIGAGYAGVATVYHILDQCKARGVAPPKILILEARQACSGATGRNGGHLKPDPYNRPASFVSTHGIETAKECAEFEAKNLMEVKKTIEAEGIDCDFVLTRAVDALMSESIRDKMKANVELLRKAGVSVMKDVYYADGAEAEQLSGVKGVKGCLSYTAGTVWPYKLILALLSKALDAGVNLQTHTPVEKVTGTPDADGYLTLTTGRGAVRAAKIVYATNGYTSSILPEFADKIVPVRGICSHITPGKTPAPLLPHSVIIRWSDTEYEYLIPRLDGSIVVGGARSSYYHDLSAWYNKVNDDELIEAAKTHFDGYMQRVFRGWEDSGATTSKVWTGIMGYSSDGLPHVGVVPGKEKQFIIAGFNGHGMPQIFLSAKGVASMIMEQSEFKTTGIPKVYQASQARLDSSRNSIIESWKSVNQPPAKL